In a single window of the Streptomyces sp. NBC_00094 genome:
- a CDS encoding peptidylprolyl isomerase — MVTSDQRRRQLAREKYARQQQRREENRRKAKRRNTVIAAALAVVLASGAAVYASVALTEDTKGTDNAAGESPTTAAPTPTQSESANPEPKMAVDAKGAYEMTLKTNEGDIAITMDAAKTPRTVNSFHHLAAKKYFDGTKCHRLTTEGIFVLQCGDPKGDGTGGPGYTIPDENLTALGKAGADGSVTYPAGTVAMANTGQPGTGGSQFFLVYKDTKLPPTYTPFGKIDAAGLQAVKDVAAAGAVGGAKDGAPKKAVTIEKATVAKK; from the coding sequence GTGGTCACCAGCGATCAGCGGCGGCGGCAGCTTGCCAGGGAGAAGTACGCGCGGCAGCAGCAGCGGCGGGAGGAGAACCGGCGCAAGGCGAAGCGCCGCAACACCGTCATCGCGGCCGCCCTGGCGGTGGTGCTGGCCTCCGGCGCCGCCGTGTACGCCTCCGTGGCGCTGACGGAGGACACGAAGGGCACGGACAACGCGGCGGGCGAGTCACCCACCACCGCGGCGCCCACGCCCACGCAGAGCGAGTCGGCGAACCCCGAGCCGAAGATGGCCGTGGACGCCAAGGGCGCGTACGAGATGACCCTCAAGACCAACGAGGGCGACATCGCGATCACCATGGACGCGGCGAAGACCCCGCGCACGGTGAACTCGTTCCACCACCTCGCCGCGAAGAAGTACTTCGACGGGACCAAGTGCCACCGCCTCACGACCGAGGGCATCTTCGTGCTCCAGTGCGGCGACCCCAAGGGCGACGGGACCGGCGGCCCGGGCTACACCATCCCGGACGAGAACCTGACCGCCCTGGGCAAGGCGGGCGCGGACGGCTCGGTGACCTACCCGGCCGGCACCGTCGCCATGGCGAACACGGGCCAGCCCGGCACCGGCGGTTCGCAGTTCTTCCTCGTGTACAAGGACACCAAGCTGCCGCCGACCTACACCCCGTTCGGGAAGATCGACGCGGCCGGTCTCCAGGCGGTCAAGGACGTGGCCGCGGCCGGTGCCGTGGGCGGTGCCAAGGACGGCGCTCCGAAGAAGGCCGTCACCATCGAGAAGGCCACCGTCGCGAAGAAGTGA
- a CDS encoding replication-associated recombination protein A, translating to MEPDLFTAAAEDRQEKDPSSSPLAVRMRPRTLDEVVGQQHLLKPGSPLRRLVDGDGGPAGASSVILWGPPGIGKTTLAYVVSKATDKRFVELSAITAGVKEVRAVIDGARRAVGGYGKETVLFLDEIHRFSKAQQDSLLPAVENRWVTLIAATTENPYFSVISPLLSRSLLLTLEPLTDDDLRGLLARALTDERGLGGAVTLPEDAEAHLLRVAGGDARRALTALEAAAGAALAKREPGITLQTVEETVDRAAVKYDKDGDQHYDVASALIKSIRGSDVDAALHYLARMIEAGEDPRFIARRLMISASEDIGLADPNALPIAVAAAQAVAMIGFPEAALTLSHATIALALAPKSNTATTAIGAALADVRNGLAGSVPPHLRDGHYKGAAKLGHAQGYVYPHDVPGGIAAQQYAPDAIHGRRYYEPTRYGAEARYADVVERVRTRLRGDE from the coding sequence GTGGAGCCCGACCTCTTTACCGCAGCCGCCGAAGACCGCCAGGAGAAGGACCCGTCCAGCAGCCCGCTGGCCGTCCGGATGCGCCCCCGCACCCTCGACGAGGTGGTGGGCCAGCAGCACCTGCTCAAGCCCGGCTCACCGCTGCGCCGGCTCGTGGACGGCGACGGAGGCCCGGCCGGCGCCTCCTCGGTGATCCTCTGGGGCCCGCCCGGAATCGGGAAGACGACCCTCGCGTACGTCGTCTCGAAGGCGACCGACAAGCGGTTCGTGGAGCTCTCCGCGATCACCGCGGGCGTCAAGGAGGTCCGGGCCGTCATCGACGGCGCCCGGCGCGCGGTCGGCGGCTACGGCAAGGAGACGGTCCTCTTCCTCGACGAGATCCACCGCTTCTCCAAGGCCCAGCAGGACTCGCTCCTGCCCGCCGTGGAGAACCGCTGGGTGACGCTGATCGCCGCCACCACGGAGAATCCCTACTTCTCGGTGATCTCCCCGCTCCTCTCCCGCTCGCTGCTCCTCACCCTGGAGCCGCTCACCGACGACGACCTGCGCGGCCTCCTCGCCCGCGCGCTCACGGACGAGCGGGGGCTCGGCGGCGCCGTGACCCTGCCGGAGGACGCCGAGGCCCACCTCCTCCGGGTCGCCGGCGGCGATGCCCGGCGCGCCCTGACCGCCCTGGAGGCGGCGGCCGGCGCCGCCCTCGCCAAGCGCGAGCCGGGGATCACGCTCCAGACGGTCGAGGAGACCGTCGACCGCGCGGCCGTGAAGTACGACAAGGACGGCGACCAGCACTACGACGTGGCCAGCGCGCTCATCAAGTCGATCCGCGGCTCGGACGTGGACGCCGCCCTGCACTATCTGGCCCGGATGATCGAGGCGGGGGAGGACCCGCGCTTCATCGCCCGACGCCTGATGATCTCCGCGAGCGAGGACATCGGCCTCGCCGATCCGAACGCACTGCCGATCGCCGTCGCCGCCGCGCAGGCCGTCGCCATGATCGGATTCCCGGAGGCAGCGCTCACCCTGAGCCACGCCACCATCGCCCTGGCCCTGGCCCCGAAGTCGAACACGGCGACGACCGCGATCGGCGCCGCCCTGGCGGATGTGCGCAACGGCCTCGCGGGTTCGGTCCCGCCGCATCTGCGCGACGGCCACTACAAGGGCGCGGCCAAGCTGGGCCACGCCCAGGGGTACGTGTACCCACACGACGTGCCGGGCGGGATCGCGGCCCAGCAGTACGCCCCGGACGCGATCCACGGCCGCCGGTACTACGAGCCCACCCGGTACGGCGCGGAGGCCCGCTACGCGGACGTGGTGGAGCGGGTCAGAACGCGGCTGAGGGGCGACGAGTAG
- a CDS encoding MBL fold metallo-hydrolase: MLIAGFPAGAWGTNCYLVAPAAGEECVIIDPGHQAAQGVEETLKKHRLKPVAVVLTHGHIDHVASVVPVCGAHDVPAWIHPSDRYMMSDPEKALGRSIGMPLMGELTVGEPDDVRELTDGAELKLAGLDFSVAHAPGHTKGSVTFRMPQSADVPSVFFSGDLLFAGSIGRTDLPGGDMDEMLASLARVCLPLDNSTVVLSGHGPQTTIGQERATNPYLRDVASGLGSTKAPRRGM, encoded by the coding sequence GTGCTGATTGCCGGGTTCCCCGCCGGGGCCTGGGGGACCAACTGTTACCTGGTCGCCCCCGCCGCAGGCGAGGAGTGCGTGATCATCGACCCGGGCCACCAGGCCGCCCAGGGAGTCGAGGAGACGCTCAAGAAGCATCGGCTCAAGCCCGTCGCCGTCGTCCTCACCCATGGACACATCGACCACGTCGCCTCCGTCGTTCCGGTGTGCGGCGCCCATGACGTCCCCGCGTGGATCCACCCGTCCGACCGGTACATGATGAGCGACCCGGAGAAGGCCCTCGGCCGCTCCATCGGGATGCCCCTCATGGGCGAGCTGACCGTGGGGGAGCCCGACGACGTGCGGGAGCTCACCGACGGCGCCGAGCTGAAGCTCGCCGGTCTGGACTTCTCCGTCGCCCACGCGCCCGGTCATACCAAGGGGTCGGTGACCTTCCGGATGCCCCAGAGCGCGGACGTCCCGTCCGTGTTCTTCTCGGGGGATCTGCTCTTCGCCGGCTCCATCGGACGCACCGACCTGCCCGGCGGTGACATGGACGAGATGCTCGCATCGCTGGCCCGCGTGTGCCTGCCCCTCGACAACTCGACCGTGGTGCTTTCGGGGCACGGTCCCCAGACGACCATCGGCCAGGAGCGCGCCACGAACCCCTATCTGCGGGACGTGGCCTCCGGCCTCGGGAGCACGAAGGCTCCCCGACGAGGAATGTGA
- a CDS encoding AAA family ATPase — protein MRRSNLPAELNRFVGRAAEQAELARLLGESRLVTVVGVGGVGKTRLALRAAAEAQKRYGDDVRLAELAPLRDPDLVEHALVEALGLTDHTLRAPREVLLEHLAERRLLLVLDGFEHLVESCAPLVRELLAHAPGLTVLAVGRRPLRVAGEAVFTLAPMAEEDAVTLLAERAAEAGAPVVHAHDSVRELCRRLDGIPLALELAAGRLPLLSVEQMLCRLDDRFRLLTLGARGALPRHQTLRTAIGWSHELCTPEERLLWARLSVFAGPFDLEAVEYVCGGPELPSDRILDLLGDLLAQSLVAREDTPAGPGYRILDTVAAYGAEWLAALGDTERLRRRHRDWYMGLATWCELEWFSPRQAEVAARTDAALPNLRAALDLCLELPEDAHLAQHLAGTLWFAWVGCGRLSEGRHWLERAVALESGHEEARLKALWVLGYVSILQGDGTAAVAALHECGERARASRNALAEAYATHRMGCLALLSDDMPRAEELIGRALDAYRELGELNSNVLMGQVELAMARAFGGDLEGAVAICREVREVCEERGERWTRAYALYVLAFSAWTRGAYGEARKLLAECVTINHTFRDLVGLVLAIELLALVTMSEGDPAEAAVLQGATVPVWDTVGIRLFGSGSFNGPRTLCEQLAGEALGAESYAAAFRAGRGLSLDAMVERVLARRLVPADGGPAGAVAHAAPRPFRTARSAAVPGTRKPAGSPTGKGGEAAG, from the coding sequence ATGCGACGGAGCAATCTCCCGGCCGAGCTGAACCGGTTCGTCGGACGGGCCGCCGAGCAGGCCGAACTGGCACGACTCCTGGGGGAGTCACGCCTCGTCACGGTCGTCGGGGTGGGTGGGGTCGGCAAGACGAGGCTCGCGCTGCGGGCGGCCGCGGAGGCGCAGAAACGCTACGGCGACGACGTGCGGCTCGCCGAGCTCGCGCCGCTGCGCGACCCCGACCTGGTGGAACACGCCCTGGTCGAGGCGCTCGGGCTGACCGACCACACGCTGAGGGCCCCGCGTGAGGTGCTGCTCGAGCACCTCGCCGAGCGGCGGCTCCTGCTGGTGCTCGACGGGTTCGAGCACCTGGTGGAGAGCTGCGCGCCGCTGGTACGGGAGCTCCTCGCGCACGCCCCCGGGCTGACCGTGCTCGCGGTCGGCCGGCGCCCGCTGCGGGTGGCGGGCGAGGCCGTGTTCACGCTGGCGCCGATGGCCGAGGAGGACGCGGTGACGCTGCTCGCCGAGCGGGCGGCGGAGGCGGGCGCGCCGGTCGTCCACGCACACGACTCCGTACGCGAGCTCTGCCGTCGGCTCGACGGCATTCCGCTCGCCCTCGAACTGGCGGCCGGGCGGCTGCCGCTCCTCTCCGTCGAGCAGATGCTGTGCCGTCTCGACGACCGCTTCCGGCTCCTCACGCTCGGCGCGCGCGGAGCGCTCCCCCGCCATCAGACCCTGCGCACGGCGATCGGCTGGAGCCACGAGCTGTGCACGCCGGAGGAGCGCCTGCTGTGGGCGCGGCTCTCGGTCTTCGCCGGGCCCTTCGACCTGGAGGCGGTGGAGTACGTGTGCGGCGGCCCCGAGCTGCCGTCGGACCGGATCCTGGATCTGCTCGGGGACCTGCTCGCGCAGTCGCTGGTGGCGCGGGAGGACACTCCCGCCGGTCCCGGCTACCGGATCCTGGACACGGTCGCCGCGTACGGGGCGGAGTGGCTGGCCGCGCTCGGCGACACGGAGCGGCTGCGCAGGCGTCACCGCGACTGGTACATGGGGCTCGCGACCTGGTGCGAGCTGGAGTGGTTCAGCCCGCGCCAGGCGGAGGTGGCGGCCAGGACTGACGCGGCGCTGCCGAATCTTCGGGCGGCGCTCGACCTGTGCCTGGAACTCCCGGAGGACGCGCACCTCGCCCAGCACCTGGCGGGCACGCTCTGGTTCGCCTGGGTGGGCTGCGGGCGGCTGTCGGAGGGCCGGCACTGGCTGGAGCGGGCGGTCGCGCTGGAGTCCGGGCACGAGGAGGCCCGGCTGAAGGCGCTGTGGGTGCTCGGCTACGTGTCGATCCTGCAGGGCGACGGTACGGCGGCGGTGGCGGCGCTCCACGAGTGCGGGGAGCGGGCCCGGGCGTCGCGGAACGCGCTGGCGGAGGCGTACGCGACGCATCGGATGGGCTGCCTCGCGCTGCTCTCGGACGACATGCCGCGGGCGGAGGAGCTGATCGGGCGGGCCCTGGATGCGTACCGGGAGCTCGGCGAGCTCAACAGCAACGTGCTGATGGGGCAGGTCGAGCTGGCGATGGCGCGGGCCTTCGGCGGCGATCTGGAGGGCGCGGTCGCGATCTGCCGTGAGGTGCGCGAGGTCTGCGAGGAGCGCGGCGAGCGCTGGACCCGGGCGTACGCGCTCTACGTGCTGGCGTTCTCGGCGTGGACCAGGGGCGCGTACGGGGAGGCGCGGAAGCTGCTCGCGGAGTGCGTCACGATCAACCACACCTTCCGTGACCTGGTCGGGCTCGTCCTCGCGATCGAGTTGCTCGCGCTGGTGACGATGAGCGAGGGCGATCCGGCGGAGGCGGCGGTGCTCCAGGGCGCGACGGTGCCGGTGTGGGACACGGTGGGCATCCGGCTCTTCGGCTCGGGTTCGTTCAACGGGCCGAGGACGCTGTGCGAGCAGCTGGCGGGTGAGGCGCTGGGTGCGGAGTCGTACGCGGCGGCGTTCCGCGCGGGGCGCGGCCTGTCCTTGGACGCGATGGTGGAGCGCGTGCTCGCGCGCCGTCTGGTTCCGGCCGACGGCGGCCCGGCGGGGGCCGTGGCCCACGCGGCCCCTCGGCCCTTCCGTACGGCCCGTTCGGCGGCGGTCCCGGGAACGCGGAAGCCCGCCGGCTCCCCCACCGGAAAGGGTGGGGAAGCGGCGGGCTGA
- the hisS gene encoding histidine--tRNA ligase, producing the protein MSTFKAPKGTYDLLPPRSATFLAVREAISTPLRNSGYGYVETPGFEDVKLFSRGVGESTDIVSKEMYTLTTKGGDELALRPEGTASVLRAALQGNLHKLGNLPVKLWYSGSYYRYERAQAGRYRHFSQVGAEAIGAEDPALDAELIILADQAYRSLGLRNFRILLNSLGDKECRPVYREALQTFLRGLDLDEETLRRAEINPLRVLDDKRESVQKQLVGAPLLRDYLCDACKAYHEEVRELIGAAGVVFEDDAKLVRGLDYYTRTTFEFVHDGLGSQSAVGGGGRYDGLSEMIGGPALPSVGWALGVDRTVLALEAEGVTLDIPAATSVFAVALGDEARRVLFGKVTELRREGIAADFSFGGKGLKGAMKDANRSGARLAVVAGERDLAEGVVQLKDMESGEQQSVAVDALLDAVRAKLA; encoded by the coding sequence GTGAGCACCTTCAAGGCCCCCAAGGGCACGTACGACCTCCTGCCGCCCCGCTCCGCGACCTTCCTCGCGGTGCGCGAGGCGATCTCCACGCCGCTGCGCAACTCCGGCTACGGCTACGTCGAGACCCCCGGCTTCGAGGACGTGAAGCTGTTCTCCCGCGGTGTCGGCGAGTCCACCGACATCGTGTCCAAGGAGATGTACACCCTCACGACCAAGGGCGGCGACGAGCTGGCGCTGCGGCCGGAGGGCACCGCGTCCGTCCTGCGCGCGGCGCTCCAGGGCAACCTGCACAAGCTCGGCAACCTGCCGGTCAAGCTCTGGTACTCCGGTTCGTACTACCGCTACGAGCGGGCCCAGGCGGGCCGCTACCGCCACTTCTCGCAGGTGGGCGCCGAGGCGATCGGCGCCGAGGACCCGGCGCTCGACGCCGAGCTCATCATCCTCGCCGACCAGGCGTACCGCTCGCTCGGCCTGCGGAACTTCCGCATCCTGCTGAACTCGCTCGGCGACAAGGAGTGCCGCCCCGTCTACCGCGAGGCGCTCCAGACCTTCCTGCGCGGCCTCGACCTCGACGAGGAGACCCTGCGCCGCGCGGAGATCAACCCGCTGCGCGTCCTCGACGACAAGCGCGAGTCCGTGCAGAAGCAGCTGGTCGGCGCGCCGCTGCTGCGCGACTACCTGTGCGACGCGTGCAAGGCGTACCACGAGGAGGTGCGCGAGCTGATCGGCGCGGCCGGTGTGGTCTTCGAGGACGACGCCAAGCTGGTGCGCGGCCTCGACTACTACACCCGCACGACCTTCGAGTTCGTCCACGACGGTCTCGGCTCGCAGTCGGCGGTCGGCGGCGGTGGCCGCTACGACGGCCTCTCCGAGATGATCGGCGGCCCCGCACTGCCGTCCGTGGGCTGGGCGCTCGGCGTCGACCGCACGGTCCTCGCCCTGGAGGCGGAGGGCGTCACGCTCGACATCCCCGCCGCCACCAGCGTCTTCGCGGTGGCCCTCGGCGACGAGGCGCGCCGCGTCCTCTTCGGCAAGGTCACCGAGCTGCGCAGGGAGGGCATCGCCGCGGACTTCTCCTTCGGAGGCAAGGGCCTCAAGGGCGCGATGAAGGACGCCAACCGCTCGGGTGCCCGTCTCGCCGTCGTCGCCGGTGAGCGTGACCTCGCCGAGGGCGTCGTCCAGCTCAAGGACATGGAGTCCGGCGAGCAGCAGTCCGTCGCCGTGGACGCTCTGCTGGACGCCGTGCGCGCCAAGCTGGCCTGA
- the alaS gene encoding alanine--tRNA ligase: MESAEIRRRWLSFFEERGHTVVPSASLIADDPTLLLVPAGMVPFKPYFLGEVKPPFTRASSVQKCVRTPDIEEVGKTTRHGTFFQMCGNFSFGDYFKEGAIKLAWELLTSSVEHGGYGLEPEKLWITVYQEDDEAEQIWRDVVGVPAERIQRLGKKDNYWSMGVPGPCGPCSEINYDRGPEFGVEGGPAVNDERYVEIWNLVFMQYERGEGSGKDDFPILGELPSKNIDTGLGLERLAMILQGVQNMYETDTLQVVIDKATELTGVAYGKAHESDVSLRVVADHMRTSVMLIGDGVTPGNEGRGYVLRRIMRRAVRNMRLLGATDPVVQELVDTVIDTMGEQYPELVTDRKRIETVALAEEAAFLKALKGGTNILDTAVTETKAAGGTILSGDKAFLLHDTWGFPIDLTLEMASEQGLSVDEDGFRRLMKEQRERAKADAKAKKTGHADMTAYREIADGNGATQFTGYTNTEGETTVVGLLVNGVSSPAASEGDDVEVVLDRTPFYAEGGGQIADQGRIKLHSGAVIEIRDVQQPVPGVSVHKGTVQVGEVTVGSTAYATIDVRRRTAIARAHSATHLTHQALRDALGPTAAQAGSENQPGRFRFDFGSPNAVPGTVLVDVEQKINEILSRELEVHAEVMAIDEAKRQGAIAEFGEKYGEQVRVVTIGDFSKELCGGTHVRNTSQLGLVKLLGESSIGSGVRRIEALVGVDAYNFLAKEHTVVAQLQELVKGRPEELPEKISAMLGKLKDAEKEIEKFRAEKVLQAAAGLVDSAQDVRGVALVTGQVPDGTTADDLRKLVLDVRGRISGGRPAVVALFTTANGKPLTVIATNEAARERGLKAGELVRTAAKTLGGGGGGKPDVAQGGGTNPQAVGDAIAAVERLVTETA, translated from the coding sequence ATGGAGTCGGCTGAAATCCGCCGCCGCTGGCTGAGCTTCTTCGAGGAGCGCGGGCACACCGTCGTCCCTTCGGCGTCGCTCATCGCGGACGACCCGACTCTGCTGCTCGTCCCCGCCGGCATGGTGCCCTTCAAGCCCTACTTCCTGGGTGAGGTCAAGCCGCCCTTCACGCGCGCCTCCAGCGTGCAGAAGTGCGTGCGGACGCCCGACATCGAGGAAGTCGGCAAGACCACCCGCCACGGCACGTTCTTCCAGATGTGCGGCAACTTCTCCTTCGGCGACTACTTCAAGGAAGGCGCCATCAAGCTCGCCTGGGAGCTGCTGACCTCCTCGGTGGAGCACGGCGGCTACGGGCTTGAGCCGGAGAAGCTCTGGATCACCGTCTACCAGGAGGACGACGAGGCCGAGCAGATCTGGCGCGACGTCGTCGGCGTCCCCGCCGAGCGCATCCAGCGCCTCGGCAAGAAGGACAACTACTGGTCGATGGGCGTCCCCGGTCCCTGTGGCCCGTGCTCCGAGATCAACTACGACCGCGGCCCCGAGTTCGGCGTCGAGGGCGGCCCGGCCGTCAACGACGAGCGGTACGTGGAGATCTGGAACCTGGTCTTCATGCAGTACGAGCGCGGTGAGGGCTCCGGCAAGGACGACTTCCCGATCCTCGGCGAGCTGCCGTCGAAGAACATCGACACGGGCCTCGGCCTGGAGCGCCTGGCGATGATCCTCCAGGGCGTCCAGAACATGTACGAGACGGACACCCTCCAGGTCGTCATCGACAAGGCCACCGAGCTCACCGGCGTCGCCTACGGCAAGGCCCACGAGAGCGACGTCTCGCTCCGCGTGGTCGCCGACCACATGCGCACGTCCGTGATGCTCATCGGCGACGGCGTCACCCCCGGCAACGAGGGCCGCGGCTACGTGCTGCGCCGCATCATGCGCCGCGCCGTCCGCAACATGCGCCTGCTCGGCGCCACCGACCCGGTCGTCCAGGAGCTCGTGGACACCGTGATCGACACGATGGGCGAGCAGTACCCGGAGCTGGTCACCGACCGCAAGCGCATCGAGACGGTCGCCCTCGCCGAAGAGGCCGCCTTCCTGAAGGCCCTCAAGGGCGGCACCAACATCCTCGACACCGCCGTCACCGAGACCAAGGCCGCCGGCGGCACGATCCTCTCCGGCGACAAGGCGTTCCTGCTCCACGACACCTGGGGCTTCCCGATCGACCTCACCCTGGAGATGGCCTCCGAGCAGGGCCTCTCCGTGGACGAGGACGGCTTCCGCCGCCTGATGAAGGAGCAGCGGGAGCGCGCCAAGGCGGACGCCAAGGCCAAGAAGACCGGTCACGCCGACATGACCGCGTACCGGGAGATCGCCGACGGCAACGGCGCCACCCAGTTCACCGGCTACACCAACACCGAGGGCGAGACCACGGTCGTGGGTCTCCTCGTCAACGGTGTCTCCTCGCCGGCGGCCTCCGAGGGCGACGACGTCGAGGTCGTCCTCGACCGCACCCCGTTCTACGCCGAGGGCGGCGGTCAGATCGCCGACCAGGGCCGTATCAAGCTGCACAGCGGCGCCGTGATCGAGATCCGTGACGTCCAGCAGCCGGTCCCGGGCGTCTCCGTGCACAAGGGCACCGTCCAGGTCGGCGAGGTGACCGTCGGCTCCACCGCCTACGCCACCATCGACGTCCGGCGCCGGACGGCCATCGCCCGCGCCCACTCGGCCACCCACCTCACCCACCAGGCGCTGCGCGACGCCCTCGGCCCGACGGCCGCCCAGGCCGGTTCCGAGAACCAGCCCGGCCGTTTCCGCTTCGACTTCGGTTCGCCGAACGCCGTCCCCGGCACGGTCCTCGTCGATGTCGAGCAGAAGATCAACGAGATCCTCTCGCGCGAGCTGGAGGTCCACGCCGAGGTCATGGCGATCGACGAGGCCAAGCGCCAGGGCGCCATCGCCGAGTTCGGCGAGAAGTACGGCGAGCAGGTCCGCGTCGTCACCATCGGCGACTTCTCCAAGGAGCTGTGCGGCGGTACGCACGTCCGCAACACCTCACAGCTGGGTCTGGTGAAGCTGCTCGGCGAGTCGTCCATCGGCTCCGGCGTGCGCCGCATCGAGGCCCTCGTCGGCGTCGACGCGTACAACTTCCTCGCCAAGGAGCACACGGTCGTCGCCCAGCTCCAGGAGCTCGTCAAGGGCCGCCCCGAGGAGCTGCCGGAGAAGATCTCCGCCATGCTCGGCAAGCTGAAGGACGCCGAGAAGGAGATCGAGAAGTTCCGCGCGGAGAAGGTCCTCCAGGCCGCCGCCGGTCTCGTCGACTCCGCCCAGGACGTCCGTGGCGTCGCCCTGGTGACCGGTCAGGTCCCGGACGGCACCACCGCGGACGACCTGCGCAAGCTGGTCCTGGACGTCCGTGGCCGCATCTCCGGCGGCCGTCCGGCCGTCGTGGCCCTGTTCACCACGGCCAACGGCAAGCCGCTCACGGTCATCGCCACCAACGAGGCCGCCCGCGAGCGTGGCCTCAAGGCCGGCGAGCTGGTCCGCACCGCCGCCAAGACCCTCGGTGGCGGAGGCGGCGGCAAGCCGGACGTCGCCCAGGGCGGCGGCACGAACCCGCAGGCCGTCGGCGACGCCATCGCCGCCGTCGAGCGCCTCGTGACGGAGACGGCGTGA
- a CDS encoding vitamin K epoxide reductase family protein translates to MAKAAVDEVASDRDGGGTIGAGRAFSWLLVITGAAGLLASWVITIDKIKLLEDPNFTPGCSLNPIVSCGNIMKSEQASVFGFPNPMLGLVTYAMVIAIGVGLLAGARYRRWYWLGLNAGTLFGVGFCTWLMYQSLYEINSLCLWCCLAWVATIVMFWYVTSHNVRRGVIPAPGGLRTFFDEFTWLLPVLHIGIIGMLILTRWWDFWTS, encoded by the coding sequence ATGGCGAAGGCAGCGGTGGACGAGGTCGCGTCCGACCGGGACGGCGGCGGCACGATCGGGGCGGGCCGGGCCTTCTCGTGGCTCCTCGTGATCACCGGAGCGGCCGGACTGCTCGCCTCCTGGGTCATCACGATCGACAAGATCAAGCTCCTGGAGGACCCGAACTTCACGCCGGGCTGCAGCCTCAACCCGATCGTCTCCTGCGGCAACATCATGAAGAGCGAGCAGGCGTCGGTCTTCGGCTTCCCCAACCCGATGCTCGGGCTCGTCACGTACGCCATGGTGATCGCGATCGGCGTGGGCCTGCTCGCGGGCGCCCGCTACCGCCGCTGGTACTGGCTCGGCCTCAACGCCGGCACGCTGTTCGGCGTCGGCTTCTGCACCTGGCTCATGTACCAGTCGCTGTACGAGATCAACTCGCTCTGCCTGTGGTGCTGCCTTGCCTGGGTCGCGACCATCGTCATGTTCTGGTACGTCACCTCGCACAACGTCCGGCGCGGTGTCATCCCCGCCCCCGGCGGCCTCAGGACCTTCTTCGACGAGTTCACCTGGCTCCTGCCCGTCCTGCACATCGGGATCATCGGGATGCTGATCCTGACCCGCTGGTGGGACTTCTGGACCAGCTGA
- the rpsD gene encoding 30S ribosomal protein S4 has protein sequence MPNQSRPKVKKSRALGIALTPKAVKYFEARPYPPGEHGRGRKQNSDYKVRLLEKQRLRAQYDISERQMARAYDRAKKAEGKTGEALVVELERRLDALVLRSGIARTIYQARQMVVHGHIQVNGGKVDKPSFRVRPDDVVMVRERSRTKPLFEVAREGGFAADGETPRYLQVNLKALAFRLDRDPNRKEIPVICDEQLVVEYYAR, from the coding sequence ATGCCGAACCAGTCCCGTCCCAAGGTCAAGAAGTCGCGTGCCCTCGGCATCGCGCTGACCCCGAAGGCTGTCAAGTACTTCGAGGCCCGCCCCTACCCGCCGGGCGAGCACGGCCGTGGCCGCAAGCAGAACTCGGACTACAAGGTCCGTCTGCTCGAGAAGCAGCGTCTGCGCGCCCAGTACGACATCAGCGAGCGCCAGATGGCGCGCGCCTACGACCGCGCCAAGAAGGCCGAAGGCAAGACGGGCGAGGCGCTGGTCGTCGAGCTCGAGCGTCGCCTCGACGCCCTGGTCCTGCGTTCGGGCATCGCCCGCACCATCTACCAGGCCCGCCAGATGGTCGTCCACGGCCACATCCAGGTCAACGGTGGCAAGGTCGACAAGCCGTCGTTCCGTGTCCGTCCCGACGACGTCGTGATGGTCCGCGAGCGCAGCCGCACCAAGCCGCTGTTCGAGGTCGCCCGTGAGGGTGGCTTCGCCGCCGACGGTGAGACCCCGCGCTACCTGCAGGTCAACCTGAAGGCCCTGGCCTTCCGCCTCGACCGCGACCCGAACCGCAAGGAAATCCCGGTCATCTGCGACGAGCAGCTGGTCGTCGAGTACTACGCCCGCTGA
- a CDS encoding DUF948 domain-containing protein encodes MTGGEVAGILVAVFWAILVSFLAVVLVRLAQTLRATTKLVADVTEQAVPLLADASATVRSAQTQLDRVDAIASDVQEVTSNASALSSTVASTFGGPLVKVAAFGYGVRKALGRSRDGEDVPRATARRTVIVGRTVPSARRRKQKG; translated from the coding sequence GTGACCGGTGGAGAGGTTGCCGGGATCCTGGTGGCCGTCTTCTGGGCGATCCTGGTCTCCTTCCTCGCCGTGGTGCTGGTGAGGCTGGCCCAGACGCTCAGGGCGACCACCAAGCTGGTGGCGGACGTGACCGAACAGGCCGTCCCCCTCCTCGCCGACGCCTCCGCGACCGTGCGCTCCGCGCAGACCCAGCTCGACCGGGTCGACGCCATCGCCTCGGACGTCCAGGAGGTCACCTCCAACGCGTCCGCGCTCTCCTCCACCGTCGCCTCCACCTTCGGCGGCCCGCTCGTCAAGGTGGCCGCGTTCGGCTACGGCGTGCGGAAGGCGCTCGGCCGGAGCCGGGACGGTGAGGACGTGCCGCGGGCCACCGCGCGCCGTACTGTGATCGTCGGCCGTACGGTGCCGTCCGCTCGGCGCCGGAAGCAGAAGGGCTGA